A genomic window from Pseudogulbenkiania sp. MAI-1 includes:
- the tssA gene encoding type VI secretion system protein TssA, which translates to MQNSSLELLLAPLPGGNPAGEDLVYSPLFDQIREARRSDDPALSQGDWEQTLKVAEWPKVIRLCEEALSQRSKDLQLLVWYAEAQVQVHGLAGLAQGLAALAGWLEHYWESGYPELDPHDLDERVGKLEWLNQQLSVAIRSVPMVKPEFGGYGWNDWQQSRDVENLGLKDPEAKQAAIGEGKLAGEEFEKSAALSGHAWFQAQADALLTALSSYEALDAVVEQRFGSEAPSLAEVRNAIYACQDLVLRYRQQLGGNAPVPVSTVIESAMEKPTVSPSSPVSAPAPAPLAAFTGQIRSRQEAVQMLTEVARYFRHNEPHSPVALLAERAARWAEMSLEEWLQHVVKDDSTLRQLQELLDVRQE; encoded by the coding sequence ATGCAGAACTCCTCTCTTGAGCTTTTGCTGGCCCCTTTGCCGGGCGGCAACCCCGCCGGGGAAGACCTGGTCTATTCCCCGCTGTTCGACCAGATCCGCGAGGCCCGTCGCAGCGATGATCCTGCCTTGTCCCAAGGCGATTGGGAGCAGACTTTGAAAGTGGCCGAATGGCCCAAGGTGATCCGCTTGTGCGAGGAGGCCTTGAGCCAGCGCAGCAAGGACCTGCAACTGCTGGTCTGGTATGCCGAGGCGCAGGTGCAGGTGCATGGCCTTGCCGGCCTGGCGCAGGGGCTGGCGGCCTTGGCGGGCTGGCTGGAGCATTACTGGGAGAGCGGTTATCCGGAGCTCGATCCGCATGATCTCGATGAGCGGGTCGGCAAGCTCGAATGGCTGAACCAGCAGCTGAGCGTGGCCATTCGCAGCGTGCCCATGGTCAAGCCGGAGTTCGGCGGGTACGGCTGGAATGACTGGCAGCAGTCGCGGGATGTGGAGAACCTGGGCCTGAAAGACCCGGAGGCGAAACAGGCGGCGATTGGCGAGGGCAAGCTGGCGGGGGAGGAGTTCGAAAAGAGCGCTGCGCTGTCCGGCCACGCCTGGTTCCAGGCGCAGGCTGATGCGCTGTTGACGGCATTGAGCAGCTATGAGGCGCTGGATGCCGTGGTGGAGCAGCGCTTTGGCAGCGAGGCCCCCAGCCTGGCCGAGGTGCGCAATGCCATTTACGCCTGCCAGGATCTGGTGCTGCGCTATCGCCAGCAGTTGGGCGGCAACGCGCCCGTCCCCGTTTCCACTGTCATCGAGTCTGCCATGGAAAAACCCACCGTCTCCCCCAGTTCCCCGGTTTCCGCGCCTGCCCCGGCTCCTCTTGCTGCGTTTACCGGTCAGATTCGCAGTCGCCAGGAGGCCGTGCAGATGCTGACGGAGGTGGCACGCTATTTCCGTCACAACGAACCGCACAGCCCGGTGGCTCTACTGGCCGAGCGGGCGGCCCGTTGGGCGGAGATGAGCCTGGAGGAGTGGCTGCAGCATGTGGTCAAGGACGATTCCACTCTGCGCCAGTTGCAGGAGCTGCTGGACGTCAGGCAGGAATAG
- a CDS encoding ammonium transporter produces MTHSSTADVLFLLLGAVMILAMHAGFAFLELGTVRQKNQVNALVKILTDFAVSTIAYFFIGYGVAYGVHFFQPASVLNADSGYGLVKFFFLLTFAAAIPAIVSGGIAERARFHPQSAATFLLVGFVYPFFEGIAWNGHYGVQDWLTQTFGQPFHDFAGSVVVHAVGGWIGLAAVLNLGARRGRYSKEGRVSAHPPSSIPFLALGAWILIVGWFGFNVMSAQKLEGVSGLVAINSLMAMVGGTLTAMWLGKNDPGFIHNGPLAGLVAVCAGSDLMHPAGALVVGGIAGVLFVQLFTLTQNRWKIDDVLGVWPLHGLCGAWGGIAAGLFGQSWLGGTGNVSLISQCLGTLGGVAVGFIGGYVVYAVLKHTVGIRLDDEQEFNGADLSIHNISATPERESNW; encoded by the coding sequence ATGACTCACTCTTCCACTGCCGACGTGCTGTTCCTGCTGCTGGGCGCCGTGATGATCCTGGCCATGCATGCCGGCTTCGCCTTCCTCGAACTCGGCACCGTCCGCCAGAAAAACCAGGTCAACGCCCTGGTCAAGATTCTCACCGACTTTGCCGTCTCGACCATCGCCTATTTCTTCATCGGCTACGGGGTGGCCTATGGTGTGCATTTCTTTCAGCCCGCCTCCGTCCTCAACGCCGACAGCGGCTATGGTCTGGTGAAGTTCTTCTTCCTGCTTACCTTCGCCGCCGCCATTCCGGCCATCGTCTCGGGCGGCATCGCCGAGCGCGCCAGGTTCCACCCGCAGTCGGCTGCCACCTTCCTGCTGGTGGGCTTCGTCTACCCCTTCTTTGAAGGCATCGCCTGGAACGGCCACTACGGGGTGCAGGATTGGCTGACACAGACCTTCGGCCAGCCCTTTCATGATTTCGCCGGCTCGGTGGTGGTGCACGCGGTGGGCGGCTGGATCGGGCTCGCCGCGGTGCTGAACCTCGGCGCGCGGCGCGGCCGCTACAGCAAGGAAGGACGCGTCTCGGCCCACCCGCCGTCCAGCATCCCGTTCCTGGCGCTGGGCGCGTGGATCCTGATCGTCGGCTGGTTCGGCTTCAACGTGATGAGCGCCCAGAAACTGGAAGGCGTTTCCGGACTGGTGGCGATCAATTCGCTGATGGCGATGGTCGGCGGCACGCTGACCGCGATGTGGCTGGGCAAGAACGACCCCGGCTTCATCCACAACGGCCCGCTGGCCGGACTGGTGGCGGTGTGCGCCGGCTCCGACCTGATGCACCCGGCCGGCGCGCTGGTGGTCGGCGGCATCGCGGGCGTGCTGTTCGTCCAGCTATTCACGCTGACGCAGAACCGTTGGAAGATCGACGACGTGCTGGGGGTGTGGCCGCTGCACGGACTGTGCGGCGCCTGGGGCGGCATCGCCGCCGGCCTGTTCGGCCAATCCTGGCTGGGCGGCACCGGTAATGTCAGCCTGATCTCGCAATGCCTCGGCACGCTGGGCGGCGTGGCGGTCGGCTTCATCGGCGGCTACGTGGTGTACGCCGTGCTGAAGCATACCGTCGGCATCCGCCTCGACGACGAGCAGGAATTCAACGGCGCCGACCTGTCGATCCACAACATCAGCGCCACACCGGAACGCGAGAGCAACTGGTAA
- a CDS encoding PAAR domain-containing protein, with the protein MKRVIRLGDPTSHGGTVVSAASSTVLFGKPVALLGDKVTCPQQGHSNCTIVEGDSTWLVGGKPVALEGHKVSCGATLISTLPELGKG; encoded by the coding sequence ATGAAACGCGTCATTCGTCTGGGAGACCCGACCAGCCACGGCGGCACGGTGGTCAGCGCCGCCTCCAGCACGGTGCTGTTCGGCAAGCCGGTGGCCTTGCTGGGCGATAAGGTTACCTGCCCGCAACAGGGGCACAGCAACTGCACCATCGTTGAGGGTGACAGCACTTGGCTGGTCGGTGGCAAGCCGGTGGCGCTGGAAGGCCACAAGGTCAGTTGCGGCGCCACGTTGATTTCCACCCTGCCGGAGTTGGGCAAGGGCTAG